A region of the Ignavibacteriota bacterium genome:
GTCGGTTGCGAGCGCTTTCTCGTATGCTTCGGCAAGCGTTGTTCCCGAACCAACGCCGCACGGATTCGTGTGCTTGATAATCGCAACCGTCGGTTCGTCAAACTCTTCCACCAATTCCGCGGCGCCTTGAATATCAACAATATTATTGAAAGAAAGTTCTTTTCCGTGCAGTTTTTCAAATATTTCGTTGAACGTTCCGTACAACGAGGCAGACTGATGCGGATTCTCTCCGTACCGTAAATCAAAACTTTTCGGAAGTGAAAGAGAAAAAGTCTCAGGTAACGCTGAGCCAGTCGCGCCTGAACGTTGAAGATACCCGGCAATTGCCGTGTCATATCGTGCTGTATGGTGAAACACTTCCGTTGCAAGGGCAAATCTTGTTTCTTCGGTGACGCATCCATTGTGCGCTTCCATCTCGGAAAGAACTCGTGCGTAATGTTGCGGATTGACGATGACTGTTTTGCTCGAAAAGTTTTTTGCCGCAGAGCGAAGCATTGTCGGTCCGCCGATATCAATCTGTTCGATTGCATCATCAAGCGAGACTCCGCTCTTCTCGATTGTCTGTTCAAACGGATAGAGATTCACCACGACCAAATCAATCGGTTCGATATTCAACTCGGCGAGTTGCTGAACGTGAGAAGGATTTTCTGTAACCGCAAGCAAGCCCGCGTGAATGTTCGGATGAAGCGTCTTCACTCTGCCGTCAAGAATTTCGGGGAAGCCTGTGAGTTCAGAAACTGAGCAAGCGGTAATTCCTGCTTCATGCAATGTCTTCAGCGTTCCGCCTGTCGAGATGATTTCGACATTCCATTTTTGTAACGAGCGAGCGAACTCAACGATGCCTGTTTTATCTGACACACTGATGAGTGCGCGTTTGATTTCAACCAATTTCATTTCTGTTCAATCGTCACTTGTTGACCATTCACATGAATTCTTCCTTGCGCGAATAAATTAATTGCCTTAGGATACAACGTATGTTCAATCTTCAAAACTTTTTCCGCCAACGATTCGGGTGTGTCCGTCGTTGAAACATCAACCCGTTCCTGCAACACAACCGGACCACGGTCATATTCTTCATCAACCAGATGTACCGTAGCGCCGGAAACAGAATCACGATTGGCAATCACTGCTTCATGCACGTGCATCCCGTACATTCCTTTTCCACCATACGCGGGCAAGAGCGCAGGATGGATATTGATGATTCGGTTTTTGAACGATGAAATAATTGTTGGGTCGAGTTTCTTCATGTATCCGGCAAGGACGATAAAATTATTGTTGTGTTCCCTAAGCGTTTGCATCATCGCCGCGACGAATTCTGCATCGGAAGAAAACTGAAGTCGGCTGCAATGCACGGCGGGAATTCCCTGCTGACGAGCAAACTCCAGCGCGCCGGAAGAACTATTGTTACTGAGGACAAGAGAAACTTTGGCGTTGGAAATGATTCCGGCATGGATGGCGTCAACAATCGCCCGCAAATTAGAGCCGCGACCGGACGCAAGTACAGCAATTCTTAGTCCGCCCGAAGCGGACTTACTTTCATTCAATGTAAATTATTCGAGAACGATTCAGAGCAAACGCGGGGAAAATGTAGTGAGAATTCGAGCAATATCAAAACACGATTTTATCGCGTTACGGCATTTTCGAGGAAGGAAAGCCGCCCGCGCGTTGCATCCAATCGAACCCGCACACCGAACGGAATGGTCAACAAATTATCAACATGTCCGTTGTGGAAGTGACCTGCAACGGGGAAATTGTACCCCTGAAACGAATCTTCAAACACCTGCTGAAGCGTGAGTGATGGTTTCCCCGCCTCTGCTTCACAACCCGTAAATTCCCCAAGCGCAATTCCTGCACTTCGCTTGAACACGTTCGCTAATCGGAGTTGGTTGAGCATTCGGTTCACCCGGTACGGTCGCTCTTCAATTTCTTCGAGCATAAGAATTGATGGTTTGACCCTGGGAACATACTCGGTTCCAACAAGCGAGGCTACGAGCGAGAGATTTCCCCCCAACAGAATTCCCTCACCAATTCCTTTTTGAATGATTCTTTTTTTTGTTTGATTTAGATGAACAGATGGTAACTTCGCCGTTGAGGTCAGACAACGCCAGAATTGCTCTTCCGTTTCTCCCTGTAGTTTTCCTGCCATTTCAACAGCAACCATAGGACCGGAAAAGGAAACCAAACCCGATTTGGAAAGAAGGGCGAGTTGGAGAGCCGTGATGTCGCTGTACCCGACAAGTATTTTGGGATTCCGTCGTATCAATCGATAATTCAATTGAGGAAGAATGCGAGTACAGCCGTAGCCGCCGCGGACTGTAAAAATAGCTTTGACCTTCGGATTGGAGAATAAATCATGTAAATCGGAAACCCGCTCGCGGTCGGTTCCTGCGAGATACCCTCTGCGTTTGAGCACATATTTGCCAAGTTCGATTCTGAAGCCGAGCGATTCCAAATACCTGACCCCGCGCGTGAGATGTTCTTCCGACGCAGGCGGACTTGCAGGTGCGGCAATCCCAATTACTTCGCCCCGTTTCAGGGCTTTTGGTTTGATAATTTGCATTGATTGGATGGCAAAATAACGAGATGGAGAACGATTTGCAACAAAAGTTTGGAAGTAGGACGGGAAGGAAGTACCTTCATGGAAATAAGAAACCGACATCTGAATGTTGCATCATCTTCGAAGCCCCCGAAGCACAGCTTCAACATTCAGAGTCGGTTACGTTATTCCACTATATATTTCGCGTTGCGGTGCGTTGGATGAGACGGACATTCACTAGCGTTGCCGCAATTTCTACATTCAATAAACTCATAAAATTTGACAATGCCTGTGCGAAAACTCACAAAACAAAGTGGCTCACGACGAACCTCACACGTTCACGATTCAGCTACGCATCTCAGCAAACGAAACCAACCGAATCGTTTCAGATACATTGTATTTTTCAAACCGTATGGAGTTCTATGTCAATTCACCGATGAAGAGGGGAGAAAAACTTTTTCTGATTTCGGACCGTTTCCACCCGATGTGTATGCGGCAGGCAGACTTGATTTTGACAGCGAGGGATTAGTTCTATTGACAAACGATGGGACAATGAAACATCGTTTACTCGAACCAAAATTTCACCACCCGCGAACATATATGGTGCAAATCGAGCGAATTCCCGATGAAACTGTCTTGACTCAATTAAAAGGTGGGGTTGTAATTGAAGGGAAGAAAACGCTTCCTGCTATTGTGAAATTATTATCGGAAGAACCAAACCTGCCGGAGCGCCCTGTTCCAATCCGGTTCAGAAAAACTGTTCCGACTGCTTGGTTGGAGATAACATTGAAAGAAGGAAGAAATCGTCAGGTTAGAAAGATGACTGCCGCGGTTGGTCATCCGGCGTTGCGTTTGGTGCGAATCAAAATTGCTAATCTCACGATTGGAAAGTTAGTTCCCGGTCAGCATCGCGAAGTGAGCGTAGCGGAACTTACGGAGTTGAAGAAGATTCTTTATCAGGGAAGTACGTCGGGAAAAAATTAACGATGCCGCCTTTCCTCAACTTCGTGATATACACAATCTGTGCTGTGTGTTGAGCAAAATGTTCTACAACGTGAGAGATAGCATCGAGATACGTGAGGTCATAGCGTTGGATGTGTTTCACCTCAAGAAACTTCGCAACATCAAATCGTTCAAGAACTTTGTCGGTTTCAAGAAGCGTCTCTTGCATCTTCGTGAGGAGTGTTGATTTGGGAAGCGGTCCCCGTTCAGAAAATTCAACGTCGCGAACGCGTTTGTCCTCCGCGCCTCCTATTCCGTGAATAATCCACTGTCGCACGTTGCCGCAAAGATGAAGCAGAAGATTGCCAATGCTGTTGCTTTCCTCATTCGGACGCCACCACACATCTTCTTCCGAAAGTTCTTCGAGACATTTCTGAATGCGTGGAAAATATTCTTGCAACAATCTTCGCCGGCAATAGGCGAGATATTCTTGTTCGATTGAAATGGCCATTTGTTATTTGTTAAAGAAATAATCCATCAACGAAAGCAATTTGATACCCGAAGAAAATTCCGAAACAAATACTCAGAATTCCCGAAACTAATCTCACGCCATTATTCAGTTTGTGCGATGCTTTTGCTGAGAGAAAAAAAGGAACACTAATGAGCGCACTCATCATCAACATCCCGAGCATCGAACCAACACCGAACGTTCCGATGTACAACAACCCCATTGCTGTTGAGGGAATCGTTGATAAAATCAGAAGCATCAACGCGCCGCTTCCTGCAAGTCCGTGAACCATCCCGATATACAACGGCTTCTTACTTCCCGCGATCAAACTGAGGCGCGTAAAAAGAGGAAGCTCGTGATGATGTTTCTCTTGTATCTGATTTTCGGAATGGTTGTGAACATGCAAGTGAATGTGTCTGCGCCCTTCATGTTCGTGTTGATGGATGTGAACTGAATCTCCTCGTGCAACTTTTTTGATTGCGATAATGCCAAGAATGATAAGCATGAGCGCAACAACAAATTCCATAACATGAGAAAATGTTTCGGGAAGTTGAATATCAAACAGAAGAATGACAAGTCCGACGGCAAGAAGTGAAGCAGTGTGCCCGATTCCCCACAGCGCACCGACAAGCGATGAACTCAGCATGTTTTTTCGCTCACTGACTATTGCCGCGACCGCGACGAGATGGTCGGTATCAAGCGCGTGCTTGACGCCAAGTCCGAAGCCGAGAGCGAGAATGGAAAATGTTTCTGTTGCCATTATTGTTGATTCGATTGCGAACCAATATACAAACATCGGAATTGAGAGAAAAGAAATTGCTTCTCTCATCCGAATACTGTACTTTTCTACCCGTGAAAGAAACGAACATACAATCGGTCAACTCATTGGATTTGCCTGAGTTGCAACCGTACAGAACGCTCCGCCGTCCGCTTGAACATATTCAACAGGGAATTTTCGTCGCGGAAGGAGAAAAAGTTGTGAGACGTTTACTCGCCTCCAATCTCTCCATTATTTCATTATTGATGACTCCCGAATGGCTCGATGCATTATCAACCGACTCACAACTAACTACTCACCATTCACCAATCACTGTTTACCTTGCTGACCACAAACTTGTCGAGACCATCGTCGGCTACAATCTCCACCAAGGTATCATGGCGGTTGCGAGAGTTCCTGAAAATCCGACGCTCGAATCATTAATGAATACAATCCCGTCACCGTTTCTCCTCGTCGCGCTCGACGGACTTGTTAACTCGGAAAACATCGGCGTCATTGTAAGAAACTGCGCAGCGTTCGGAGTTCAGGGAATCATCGTCGGTGAAACATCAAGCAGTCCGTATTTGCGGCGCGCTGTAAGAAACTCAATGGGAACGGTGTTCAAAATTCCCGTCGTTCATGTTCTTCACTTAGCGGAGACTTTGACAACTCTTCAACAGAAATATTCAACAACAGTTATCGCCGCGCATCCGCATGAACAGTCGTCAATTCATCAAACAGACTTATCTCAAAATACTTGCATTGTGTTCGGACATGAAGGGCTTGGCATCTCGAAAGAAATTCTCGATGTCTGCTCAAAGCATGTTGCAATCCCGATGGAGAATGAAACTGATTCGCTGAACGTTTCAAGTGCGAGCGCTGTGTTTTTATATGAAGCACATAAGCAAAGAGCTAAGGGCGTAGAGTGTAGGGCGTAGAGTGATAAATATTTCTATTGAAAAAATAAAAAAAGCCGTGTCTCAACATCAACGGCAAGTTGCCACAACGTCTACCGAGAACGAAATTATTCGTGCGTCCGTTCTTGTGCCGTTGGTGGTTCTCAACAATGAATTGCATGTATTGCTGACCGTGAGAACGCACGAAGTAGAAACGCACAAAGGACAAATTTCATTCCCCGGCGGCATGTGTGATGAAAAAGATGCGAACGAAACAGAAACGGCGTTGCGTGAAGCGAAAGAAGAAATCGGATTGCCCAAATCTTCTGTTGAAATTCTCGGTATTCTTGATGATTTTGTAACGCCAACCGGCTTTTTGATTACTCCCGTTGTTGGCTACATCCAATCGCTCCCGCTATTGAAACCAAATCCCGAAGAAGTTGCCGAGGTGTTGTTTGTCCC
Encoded here:
- a CDS encoding LD-carboxypeptidase; protein product: MSVSYFHEGTSFPSYFQTFVANRSPSRYFAIQSMQIIKPKALKRGEVIGIAAPASPPASEEHLTRGVRYLESLGFRIELGKYVLKRRGYLAGTDRERVSDLHDLFSNPKVKAIFTVRGGYGCTRILPQLNYRLIRRNPKILVGYSDITALQLALLSKSGLVSFSGPMVAVEMAGKLQGETEEQFWRCLTSTAKLPSVHLNQTKKRIIQKGIGEGILLGGNLSLVASLVGTEYVPRVKPSILMLEEIEERPYRVNRMLNQLRLANVFKRSAGIALGEFTGCEAEAGKPSLTLQQVFEDSFQGYNFPVAGHFHNGHVDNLLTIPFGVRVRLDATRGRLSFLENAVTR
- a CDS encoding DUF1572 family protein, whose translation is MAISIEQEYLAYCRRRLLQEYFPRIQKCLEELSEEDVWWRPNEESNSIGNLLLHLCGNVRQWIIHGIGGAEDKRVRDVEFSERGPLPKSTLLTKMQETLLETDKVLERFDVAKFLEVKHIQRYDLTYLDAISHVVEHFAQHTAQIVYITKLRKGGIVNFFPTYFPDKESSSTP
- a CDS encoding urease accessory protein UreH — translated: MATETFSILALGFGLGVKHALDTDHLVAVAAIVSERKNMLSSSLVGALWGIGHTASLLAVGLVILLFDIQLPETFSHVMEFVVALMLIILGIIAIKKVARGDSVHIHQHEHEGRRHIHLHVHNHSENQIQEKHHHELPLFTRLSLIAGSKKPLYIGMVHGLAGSGALMLLILSTIPSTAMGLLYIGTFGVGSMLGMLMMSALISVPFFLSAKASHKLNNGVRLVSGILSICFGIFFGYQIAFVDGLFL
- a CDS encoding CoA pyrophosphatase → MSQHQRQVATTSTENEIIRASVLVPLVVLNNELHVLLTVRTHEVETHKGQISFPGGMCDEKDANETETALREAKEEIGLPKSSVEILGILDDFVTPTGFLITPVVGYIQSLPLLKPNPEEVAEVLFVPPSFFADEQNGRTEERTVNGKHLKVWFFDYQQHAIWGATAGIIKHFLNIIQDKP
- a CDS encoding phosphoribosylglycinamide formyltransferase, with the protein product MNESKSASGGLRIAVLASGRGSNLRAIVDAIHAGIISNAKVSLVLSNNSSSGALEFARQQGIPAVHCSRLQFSSDAEFVAAMMQTLREHNNNFIVLAGYMKKLDPTIISSFKNRIINIHPALLPAYGGKGMYGMHVHEAVIANRDSVSGATVHLVDEEYDRGPVVLQERVDVSTTDTPESLAEKVLKIEHTLYPKAINLFAQGRIHVNGQQVTIEQK
- a CDS encoding pseudouridine synthase, yielding MPVRKLTKQSGSRRTSHVHDSATHLSKRNQPNRFRYIVFFKPYGVLCQFTDEEGRKTFSDFGPFPPDVYAAGRLDFDSEGLVLLTNDGTMKHRLLEPKFHHPRTYMVQIERIPDETVLTQLKGGVVIEGKKTLPAIVKLLSEEPNLPERPVPIRFRKTVPTAWLEITLKEGRNRQVRKMTAAVGHPALRLVRIKIANLTIGKLVPGQHREVSVAELTELKKILYQGSTSGKN
- a CDS encoding RNA methyltransferase; amino-acid sequence: MFLLPLLLIRLRTNIQTSELREKKLLLSSEYCTFLPVKETNIQSVNSLDLPELQPYRTLRRPLEHIQQGIFVAEGEKVVRRLLASNLSIISLLMTPEWLDALSTDSQLTTHHSPITVYLADHKLVETIVGYNLHQGIMAVARVPENPTLESLMNTIPSPFLLVALDGLVNSENIGVIVRNCAAFGVQGIIVGETSSSPYLRRAVRNSMGTVFKIPVVHVLHLAETLTTLQQKYSTTVIAAHPHEQSSIHQTDLSQNTCIVFGHEGLGISKEILDVCSKHVAIPMENETDSLNVSSASAVFLYEAHKQRAKGVECRA
- the purH gene encoding bifunctional phosphoribosylaminoimidazolecarboxamide formyltransferase/IMP cyclohydrolase; its protein translation is MKLVEIKRALISVSDKTGIVEFARSLQKWNVEIISTGGTLKTLHEAGITACSVSELTGFPEILDGRVKTLHPNIHAGLLAVTENPSHVQQLAELNIEPIDLVVVNLYPFEQTIEKSGVSLDDAIEQIDIGGPTMLRSAAKNFSSKTVIVNPQHYARVLSEMEAHNGCVTEETRFALATEVFHHTARYDTAIAGYLQRSGATGSALPETFSLSLPKSFDLRYGENPHQSASLYGTFNEIFEKLHGKELSFNNIVDIQGAAELVEEFDEPTVAIIKHTNPCGVGSGTTLAEAYEKALATDKTSAFGGIVCMNRPLDLEAARLIDSVFTEVIIAPEIPNDVLEFLKKKKDRRLILQRKLLQSLHQMNVRSVAGGLLVQSPDVLLLEEEKLRVVTKRTPTEEEHSAMMFAWRVAKHVKSNAIIYARSDRTIGIGAGQMSRVDSSQLATMKAKEAGLELRGTAVASDAFFPFADGLLEAVKVGATAVIQPGGSVRDEEVIRAADEHNIAMLFTGIRHFKH